The sequence below is a genomic window from Trichosurus vulpecula isolate mTriVul1 chromosome 5, mTriVul1.pri, whole genome shotgun sequence.
ttctttagggaCCTAGAATTCTAGTGCTCCTAGGTTAAAGCCTAGGTCAAGGGGAGGGCACGAACCACAGAGAGGCACCCTCCCACCCAAGATTGAATCTAGTTTGTGTAAACCTCAGGATTTGGATCACATGCACGTACCATGTCTGTTATGGTTTCAGTTCTGAGTCATAGGTTATGCAAGACAACTCTCTCAGTTCCTAGAAATACGTAAAAGAATAATTTTGTACACAGCTTTTATTTTCAGGCAAATTACTTTATGTTATCAGGCTGGACACCTTGCATTCCTCTCCTTGGAGGAATGGTATAACATAATGGGGGGAAATACGATTCAAAATATGAGTGCAGGAGTATCtcctggagagagagggagagctagGCCTGAAGTGTCCTAAAACAACAAAGTGGTCTTTTAAAAAGAGCTATTTCTTCACAAAGTAAATTGCCTgagagaccaaaagaaaaaaaacctcaactCAATAGCAAAAATTCTTCTTCAtttacattttgtattttgttcctTTTGGATTGAGGGGCTGATTCACCTTGCTTGAAGTCCAGGATCTGTTTCAACTACTTGGGGCTTAACAAAATAATCATTCAATGCTTAGAGCAACAGGCCTTTATTATTGGTGTATTATTTACTTTTGGTTGGGTGTTGGGGTGTGGGTGAGGTTAGTTTGTTAACTCACATAAGAGTCAAGGGAAGGATACAACCAAACTAGTTCTCTGACTCTTCCATATAAGGTCCAGGTAAAGGATACAGCAGGGAGGCTGTATGTGATGTGGGGGAAGGCCATGGGTTCTATGGAGAATGGGAGGGGAAGGTGGTAATCATACCAGTCACTGATGTCACATTGAGGATTGACCAGCAAGCCCCTGACTTTACGGGAGTAGGGCATGTAAGACTCTAGAAATTCCCCCAAAAGGCAGTGTAGGGTTGCCAAACAAGAAGAAGGGATgtttttagaaaagaaacagtCTTCAGCAAGAGTCTGTAGGCCTCCTTCCCCTAAAAGAGAGAGTTTTGGTATTATTACATTTGGGTATATCCTAGCCAATGTCGATAGCATTTCATATAGTACATTAGAGAAATCCTTGTCTTGGGGAAAATCTAGGGAACAGTATGGCAGAAGAGAAGGGCCATTGACTAAGGAGCCAGAGGCCAGCTCTGCCTACCACCTGGAAGACATCAGCCAAGcctctccttatctgtaaaatgataggctCTTTCTATtcgatctctgaggtcccttttgctTCTAAAAATATGACCCTAGGAACAATcaaacaagcattgattaagtgcctattataatCCAGATGCTGTGTTGGGCCTTgggtgtacaaagacaaaaatgaaactagcAATGTGTTCTCCAGTGAATGGCAGAGAGAGTACCACCCATACAAAATAGGTGGCGAGGTTCCATTGGCAAATGCCCAGCAGTTATATTCTCGGGACTGAAATTCCCATGCTAACAGCATTCGGGTCAACAAACAACGATGAAGCATCTACAAGCTGTAGAgcaggtgacatttgaactgtACTGTATGGGATGGGCAGGAACATAGTAGGTGAAGTGGTGAGGTGGAGCACATTCTAGGACCAGGACATTTCCTGAACAAAGGTAGAAAAAGTGGGAAAGCTCAGGTGATGAGTGGGGCGAAGGATAGAGAGTGGTTTAGCTTGATTAGACCACATTGGGGTATAATTTGAGATAATAATGGAAAGGTAGACTGGTGCCAGGgtagtaggtggcacagtggatagagcaataggcttagagtcaaaaagacctgagttcaaatccagcctcagtcacttcctcgctgtgtgaccctgggcaagtcacttaaccccgtttgcctcagttttctcatctgtcaaatgaactggagaaggaaatgccaaactactctagcatctttgctaaggaagccccagtggggtcatggagagttggccACGACctaaatgaccgaacaacaacaggGTGACACCGGGTCATGGAGGGTCTTTAGTGTTAGGTTAATgcatacaataacaacaacattcatgtagtgcttaccatgtgccatgcTCTGTGCTGATCTCTGAACAGTTATTATCCTATTGGATctctacaacaaccctgggaggtaggtactgttattatctacatttaatagatgaaaaaactgaggcaaacagggttcaatgacttgcccagggtcatacaggtaggaagcatctgaggccaaatttgaactcaggtcttccttatcccAGGCCAGgagctctgtgcactgtgccCACATTTAAACTGTACTTACTATATACTAGGGAACTAGTAGATTTTGTAAAAAAGGGATGATTCAGGACTATGCATAAGGAAGAAGTATTGTGGTACTGTGGAATGAGTATTCTCTTTAAAgtgaagagacctgggttcaaatcctccttccaTCACTtgctaccagtgtgaccttgatcgagtcggtttcctcatctgtataatggaagggaaggactAATTGAACTCTGgggtcctctccagctctgaatctatgaccctAAGATTGCCATGGTGGAAATGTGAAGGTTGGATAGAATGAGGAAGAGAGTAAAAGCAAAAAACCTTCAGGGATACAATGATTGTAGTCAAGGTCAGGGCAAAAAGGGGTTTGTGATAAGGTTGGGgcagtgggggaagaggggagaggcggcagttggggaagaggggagaggctgCAGAAGGGTAGGGGATGGGACCTGGTGACTCCTGATCAGTCAAGGGAGAGCACAAAGGCAAACACTGTCAAAAGGACATTTTCCACCATCAGAAACTAGGCATATGGTGGTGTGACTAACTAGAAATAACAAAGCTCTTTCCGCCATCTTGCAGCGCTGCCACCATGGTGCACATGAATGTCCTGGCAGATGCTCTCAAAAGCATCAACAATGCAGAAAAGCGAGGAAAACGCCAGGTTCTCATCAGGCCGTGCTCCAAAGTAACCGTCCGGTTCTTAACTGTGATGATGAAGCATGGTTATATTGGCGAATTTGAGATCATTGATGATCACAGAGCAGGGAAAATTGTTGTGAACCTCACGGGCAGATTAAACAAGTGTGGTGTAATCAGCCCCAGATTTGATGTTCAATTGAAAGATCTGGAAAAGTGGCAGAATAATCTCCTGCCATCCCGTCAGTTTGGGTTCATTGTGCTTACAACCTCAGCTGGCATCATGGACCATGAGGAAGCAAGACGAAAACACACAGGAGGAAAAATCCTGGGATTCTTTTTCTAAGGTTGTAAAACAAACATACCAATAAAATgctccaatggaaaaaaaataactagaaATAACAAAGACAGAAGGTGGAACAGGTTGGAGAAGAAAGCAGATGAGCTTGCTCTTGGAATCGCTCCTGCTTTGGGCCAGGTGTTGGGAAAGAGGCATCTGGGCATCTACAGCAAGGAGTCTGGTGATGGCCACTGTCTGGATTGTATAGGCTGCCCTTGAGAAGTGGGGTGCAGGCTGTTGGCCCCTGTGGAAGGTGGGGCCTGGGGATGGTAGTGAGAGGGGTGGTTGGGGAAGGAGTGAGGGTCCTGGGAAAGCCCCCTTGCTCAATGCTTTAGCCCCAACCTAATCCCATGCGTTTAGTTAAACTTTGGTTAATTGGTGGTGGATGAAGAACACCTGGGGCTATCCCAGGCCAAGAGTCAGGTGCTCCACCTCCAAGACTGCCTGGACCAAGCCAGCAGGACCAAGGAGGCGAGGAGTTATTTCTGTGCCTAGAAAGTTACTAGAAAGGAGGGAGCCTCCACGGAAATAGGGGGTTTCTGCAGGCAATTTCCTCCCTGTTCTGATTCCTTTGAGAATCATAGAAGGTTGTTTTGACTCTCTTCTCCATGATTCTTCATCCTTCCTCACTAGCATCCTGCTCCAGGTAAGTCAGTCTAGGCTCCTGCTCCGTCTTGCTACCACCTTTGGAATTCTGAGGGGAGCTAACTGCTCACCTTTCTCCAAAGTAGGTCTGATTATTAGGGAGGTTGAACAGTTTTTTGAATGATTAttaagtttgtgttttatctctttcctttgaCTAATTGTGGGTTAAGAGTTCTTCTTGGTTTCCTTGAAATCTCAGCATTTACAAATGGAAAACAGGCTGATTGTTCCCCTCCATCACCAtaaggaggtcaaaggagccCAGAAATTGTCTTACCCTACAAACACTCGACATTCTCTGGCAGAGAGAAGTGGCAACCACGGCAAATACAAACTTATTTATAAACCATTATAGGCAGATGAATAAGAGCCATAAATGTTTTAAAGCAAAGGAAGGGAGCAAAGTCTGGGCTACAGAAAGCTTTCAGTGAGACCCAAATGAGTCCCATCATCCTGGTAATCATAGCCATAATAGGAGATAGAggttatgtagcactttaaatcATTCTGTTAATGCTTGCTGGGATTCTTTTTGCTCAATGTTCGTTTTTTTTGGGTATGCGTGTAGGAATAAATTACTTGTTCCATAAccaatttatattgtatattaagTACCTCATTTTGAGATATTAAAAATTTCTATGAGTGTGTCATAAGGgtcaataaaatgaaacaattctttctGCATTTCTCTGCTGTAGTCTTGACCCTTGTGAGAACCATGGAAACTTCTCCTGTTTAACCCCGCTCAAGGGAACCATAGAATCCAGTGGTGTCTTCGCTACAGAGTAGGTTCAGGTTCTGGGTTTGagtgtggtggggagggagggggaagtagGAGCTGCCACTTCAGTTCCCATGCTCCTTACaccaggaaaaaagggaaaaattctctagagaaggaagggaatgatGCTAATCCCTTTGGACCCACTAACATCAGGGCTTCTAAGTCATGTGGGGACCCTTGATGAGCATGTAGAATGACTATTGGTTTATCCTATCAAGAAGTAATTTGGTCTAgggctcaaaattttttttttttagaatgataCTGTCTATAATCCATGTTATTTATAccaaattccattttctttcaaataACTTACTGTAACTATTTTGGTACCTCACAGTGTCAAGGGACCATGGTCGGTTCTACAAAGATGAAGAAGCCTTCAAATCCAGGCCAGGGCACAGGCTGCATGTCTATTGCCCAAAGATTAGCTtagcaaaactcaagagagactcATTTTTAGTGTAGTTACACACAACACATTTTCTTCCAGGCATAGAAATTATTGAATAATGATAaagtaatattaataacaatagttaTAATCTAGCATTcatctagtgctttaaggtttgcaaagcattgtgcatatattatctcattgatcctgcTGGCGATGTGGAGGAAACGgaagcagacagagtttaagtgacttgcccagggtcgcgcaagtagtaaatgtctgagggaggatttgaacgcggatcttcctgcttccaaatcCACACACAGAGGGATTTTTATTTGTCTTAGCAGAAGAAGTCCCCAAAAGGCCAAAATCACAGGTACTTAGAGTATTAGagtaattataatgaaatattcattcatttaacaaccaATTATTAGGAACCTGTTACGTGTTTCATGCTGTGCTTGCTGCTGGAGATaccaggacaaaaatgaaatggtgtcttctctccaggagcttacacaGATAAGGAAGTATACAACAGACACaaagtttggggagggaggaaagggatgaGCAGCTGGGGCCATCTGGGTAGTTCTTGTATAGGAGATGGCACTGAGGAATTGACCACTGGAGGAATAGAGCAATTCTAAGTgttggaggtaaggaaggaatgcAATTCAGACAAGAACAGCCCTTGCAAAGGTGCAGAAGCTGGAAAAGTATTgtccaagagaaacataaaatgggCCATTTTGTCTGGAATGTAGACTGTGTGATGGAAAGCAATGGGGAAAACGCCTGGAAAGGTGGGCAGGAGCTTTAAGGGGTTTTAAAACTGAGACAGAGGATCAGAGTCACCACTAGCTAATTGAATATCAGCAATTACAGAAAATCTTAGACTGGGAAAAGTTTTTGAGTCACAGTCAATTGTTAACCGAGTTGTTGACATTAAATTGTTGTGGTTCATACAAACCATGATACTTACTCATGTCAGCCATACTTCTAGGGGGTATAGAGACTTAGCCTAtggatattatttaaaaaatattttattttcaatgacCAAATTTTTACTTTCACTTCCTTTAACATcccctcccttaaaaaaaaaaagaaaagcaaaacctacGTAACAAATTTTGGGtttgatttaaaaacaacaactctGCCAAatcaaaaaggagagaaattgtTCTCACTTTTCCTATGGGTTTGGGGAGCAGGAAGACATAACACAGAATCATTGCATGCATAGATAAGCCCACTCTGCCTGGATGCTTCTCATTCTCACTCTTTTTCCTTCACTCCTGCttggcttcctcctcctcctccttcctcctccttccccttttccttttcttcctcctccctcaccccatgctcctcctcttcctcctcctcctcttctccccctccacttcctccttgtccttctcctcttcctctcctttgagATCTCTCTTCCGTGGCAGTTGAGCAGCTGGCTGTTTGGGTGCTGTTCTGTGTTCAGCCGGTTACGAGCCTCTGGGTGTCActcaaagtggtttttttttcccttgcatgATTTGCATATTGTGTGAGACAGAATACTGGTTGGGGCCAGAATGGAGCCTCAATGTGATACACCACGAGGCCATTTCCACATCCCATCAGGTGGCCCAGGGTAGCAATGTTCTGCAGCTTTGGTTATGGTAAATGCTATTCAATCTCATGGAACAGATGCCTTTGGCCCCTTTCCCTGCAGGAGGCAGTTTCTGTGCCAGACATTGTTGTTTGGGGTTTTGACCATTCTTGGTATAATTCAATGTAGGTGGGGAAGTCAATAATAGAGGGTGATTTACATTTTTTACAGACATATGTACCCATTATGTACTCCTCACTACTTATCTTCATTACTATGTGTCTGATTGTGTACTACTCCTGCCTGCCATATGAAGCTGGCAGTGATGTCATTGCAGAATTTCAGAGGAATTTGTCCCAtgtcttcttccttccatccacTAAATGAAGAAATGCTCCTAGGCTCtagcctcttccctctcctttccttcctttctacttcccctgctctctcctcttccctccttctctctctctcctcctctctaccttctccttctccctattttcttctcctctccagcttcctctccttctttctctctttttctcttcctttcttttcttgcctccctgcttctcctcctcccctccctttttttactttttcctttcctctacttttttcctcttccctatctctttctctctcttcctctctttttctcttctgcatctttgtttctcttcctctctccatttctccctctctctcctcttcctcctctcttcttccctcatctctgtcctccctctctcctctttttctcttgctctttcttcctctttgcctcccttttctcttctctctcttcctcccttcttttcatttctctttccctctcctatttttcctctccctttttctttttcttcccctcttgcttatccttttcctctttcccctttcctcttccctctctctccttttccctttccctttcccttccctctttcttctccttcctccctccctctctcttcctcattcgTTTTCACAGCTTCAGCTCACTACCTCTTTGTAAAATCCACAAACCAATCCATATTTCCAGCCCTAATCCAACTGTAGGGGTCCAGGTTTTAAATCCCCAATTGTTTGCCAGACATTTCTACTTGAATGAATCTTCAGCACCCCAAGCTCTATgtgggatttggaatcaggaaatcctTGCTCTGTTACtaaatacctgtgtgacctcaggcaagacattttctccctctctgggcctcagtttccttgatagcaaaatgaagtgattggactAAATAGTCACTAAGATCCACTCTAGCTAGAAATCTTTTGATCTACCAAGTTGAAAATGTTCCTTTACCTCACAAATTTTCCTCCCCTGCTGTGGTGAGGGCCAAATAAACCTCATATGGGTACAATGCTTGGCAAACTTTATAGCCTTGCATTAATGTTGGCTATTATCATTGTGGTGGCTGATCCTCTTCTTGGGCCCCATTGCTCCCTATCTCTTCTTacttttctctgtgtgtatgtcatattccttattttcctttccttcttgacCCAGTAAAGTACCCTCTTTAAAAGTAGaaactatattattattttttaaaaaagtcttttatCCTTAGTACCCAACCTAGGATGTTGCATACATAGCAGTAAgttaacaaataaatatttgttgaattgagttaaacTCTGCCCCGTACCTAAGTCAGCTTTCTCTCTATGACAGCCCCCTCTGGACCTCCCTATTTCTCTTGATGCTGCTGCCTTCCTCCCAGTTAAACAGCCTCAAGTCAGAGTCATCCTCAGATTCTTTTCTCTCAACCCTCAAAATCTGTTTTCACATGTGTCAAATCTGCCTCCCTAATAATTCTCACAcccatcttttctctttcattccttaCTGTTGCCAACCTAGTGCAGGCAATCACTGTGAATGCTTAGCCTAGACTGTTGTAATAACCTGGCCTCCCTGCCTCTAGTCTTTCTATATTTGTCATCACTAGAAGAATCTTCTCAATTCCCATCTCTGATCACGTCATTTCCTACTCAGATGCCCTTTGGAAGCTGCCTGTTGCTTCAAGGCCTTCCCAGATCTGGCTCCACCCGTAGTGCTCGTGACTTTCTTTCATGTAATCTGCTAGCTTGCTAAACTGGACTACTCACTTTCCAATGAATTCTCCAGtcttttccatttaaatttcCTGTAATTGTGCCTcaccctgtgcctggaatgctgttGAAATCCAATCTCTTCTACAAGACCTAGTTCTAGTACTATCtcctcccacttctgcaaaatCAGAAACCCTGAACACTTACAAgtaatctctcttttccttcagatTTACATGTCTAATATGTGTTTATCATAgtctattttatattatagtaTAGCACCATCTCCACATCTTAAGCCACTCCCCAAATTGGCCATTAATAGTCACAATTTGGAGTCCCTGGGGGTCAATGACCACTTTTATTCTCACGGCTATAGTGAGAGATAACCTTGAAGTGCTGGGCCTTTAGACTTTTGCTCTTGAGCCTCCACTGGTATGATCCCTGTCAATAATTAGCCAGCCGCCTATTAGTCAAGTAGAAAAAAGGATTTACCGAGAGTCATACAGAAAGAACAGTTGAAACAAAGCATTGGGCCCTGACTCTTAGCTGGGAACACATTCTTTTCTTATGATCATAAGATCCCTGGCTAAGGTGGACTCAAAGTTAAAGTACCAAGGTAGCAAGGCACAAGCATAGAGGACATTTGGCCTAAAGGGCCACCTTATAGCTCTTGAagattccttttctccctttggggAGTCCTGCCCAAGTTCCCCTTAGAAGTAACTCTCTGCTGCATGGGCAGCCAGCTGGGCTCTGAGGGGCCATTCCTCTGTCCATTCCAATAGCTGCCTCTCCTCAAGAGCTCCTGCTCTCTGAAGGTGTCTTCTCTCACTAGCTCTTCTCTCCCCATTGCACTTGCTTCCACCATCTTCAGCCTCTACAGCTACTGGTGGCCACTGCTACCCAGTTAGCTCTGATGGGACTTTCGATAGGACCTTTGGATCTCCCAAAATCACAAGGTCTCTTGGGCATTTCTATCTTAGACATTCATTCACTtaagatcaagaaagaataaatacaaagatgtGATATGTGTTTATAGTAACTATGGTCAGGTAAGAAGGAGACAAGGCTGCTGCCCTTCCCCTACCAGACTCTCAGGATGAGCTCAAAGTAGACCTGCCACACTCAAAGCCACAAAGGAACAATAACAGTGAAGGGGTGGGTTGCTTTTTTGGTGTACTCATTGAGTTCTGTCTTAGCAGCCCCTGAACCAGGAGTTCATCTAGTTTTGTGTTATTGCACAGTAGAGACAAACATGGCTAGAAACCAGCTCCCCAAAGGTCCACACGGTGGACTGAAACTGAAGGGAATATTTATACATGCTTATGGCCACCCCCTTGGCCAGGCTACCCCCATTACACTAGTGATAGTTATAATAGTATgcatcttttccagagtcatagCTACAGTGGCTATAGATATAGTATAGATATAATTATAGATAATTAGAATAGGGCACCTGGGGATTTGATCTTTTACTTCCAAATTTTCACATTTTGGCTACTAAAAATATTGGATCATTTGGATATGGGCTGCCAAAAACTTTCTCTTTAATCAAGTTTTTCTTTAAAGGTCCTAACAACAACAGAACTCCACTGCTAAACTAAGATAGAAGGgaattatattgaaaaaaatagtttttcttcacttttctggAATGAGCTATTTTGAGGTTATGCTAATTTGGAAGACAATACAGATAGGATGGCAAATTCTTTATGAAAGGACTCACTTCTCAGAAGGCATTATCAGCAAACCCTAGGCAGTATTATTGGGATGAAGAAGGTAGATTGGGGGCAGAGAATGCAGAAGTTTTCTGGGAGTCATGGTACCTATAGAGACCTGGGAGCTAGTTAGGCAAGGACAACATGTGGTCACCGAGCCAAGCCAAAAACTTGTGAGAGTAGCAAGAAAAGGCAGTGCCAAGTAGGGCACAGAGCTTTGGGAAACAAGGATTTGAGCCAGGCAGAGCCAGGCAAGAGAGTGATTCAGATTCCCCAGGAAAGGAAGCAGAAGGCAGATATAGATGCTACCTTCACCAGAGTCCCAAACTCCATTCCTACTACTAGCACTTCCTGGATTGATATTGTGAATTTAATTATGCAAGAATAGGGACTGGACTACTGAGAAGGGAGATTTACTCTTGTAAACTGAGGGTGGAACATGAGCTTTATTGGTGTTTtttatgtgttgtgtgtgtgtgtgtgtgtgtgtgtgtgtgtgtaaatgaatATGTGTACAGCCAGTGAGAGATTTTGTTTccttgactacacatatttgttacaagaaatttatTTTCCTCTCCCCACAATGGAATGAGGCAGGGTAAGAGGGAGATAAAATACAatcttgctaattgaaaaaaaaaccaatagagATACGTAAGGAAGGTATTATACATGGGAAATGTTGCTCAGTTTCAGACGAGGTCatagtttaattttatttatcagttttctttggcaaagatagcaaaaaaggaaattgataatCACTCCActtgtaactttgggcaaatcatttcacattTCTGGGTCAccattttctctgtaaaatgaagggattggctaGATGGCCTTGAGGTCCCTTAAAAATCTAGATCTTTGATGacaatcaatccacaaacatttattaagtgccaggccaTCCTAGGAGCAGAAGGTACACatacaatcaatgaaacaatccCCATTTCCAAGGAACTTCTGATGGGGAACAATGAGAACATATAGAAGTCTGTGAagaatatatatatgaagagaacaaatgtacatatatataatgtatttcaAT
It includes:
- the LOC118852226 gene encoding 40S ribosomal protein S15a-like: MVHMNVLADALKSINNAEKRGKRQVLIRPCSKVTVRFLTVMMKHGYIGEFEIIDDHRAGKIVVNLTGRLNKCGVISPRFDVQLKDLEKWQNNLLPSRQFGFIVLTTSAGIMDHEEARRKHTGGKILGFFF